A genomic stretch from Cellulomonas sp. KRMCY2 includes:
- a CDS encoding DNA polymerase III subunit gamma and tau: MTTALYRRYRPDTFAEVIGQEHVTEPLMQALRADRVNHAYLFSGPRGCGKTTSARILARCLNCAEGPTPTPCGTCDSCVELGRGGPGSLDVVEIDAASHGGVDDARDLRERATFAPARDRYKIFILDEAHMVTPQGFNALLKIVEEPPEHVKFIFATTEPDKVIGTIRSRTHHYPFRLVGPDTLQPYLEQMCVAEGVAVGSGVLPLVVRAGGGSVRDSLSVLDQLVAGADASGIDYGRAVALLGYTHSALLDDVVDAIAARDGASAFRVVDRVVSSGHEPRRFVEDLLERLRDLIVIAASGDAARAVLRDLPADQLERMYAQAGVLGASELSRSADLANAALSEMTGATSPRLHLELLVARLLLPAADDGAVGLGARLDRVERELGPDRVGGARAAAPVAAAPGVAAPAVAPVAVAAVPVVRADAAVVPEPVVRAEPAVVPEPAAVEPPDTKVPDAEPPTDEPPTDEPPTDEQPTDEQPTDEQPQSEPPRDESVAHEPAVPVVSSGLDAEVVRRRWPEVLQTLRGLRMATWVLVSQNAQVAEVTADKVLLGFTTPQLATTFRTGPHPENVQRALHETLGLDVRVETALAVAPSEGGRAAGGSADDDRSAEGTVGSAASTDPGRVSTSDAEASWSAPARPVASPTAQSPSSGTSGSSSGTSGPSSGTSGQQPHARGPEPEDRAQRSAGRPTGSSRTGSGGPRTGSGGPRSGADRGRAPAAPTSVDEGEDADPDDPDLASTGLVGAPLIAQMLGGTVIDEIPDGTG, encoded by the coding sequence GTGACCACTGCGCTGTACCGCCGCTACCGGCCTGACACCTTCGCCGAGGTGATCGGTCAGGAGCATGTCACCGAGCCGCTCATGCAGGCGCTGCGCGCCGATCGCGTCAACCACGCGTACCTGTTCTCCGGGCCGCGCGGCTGCGGCAAGACGACGTCGGCCCGGATCCTGGCGCGCTGTCTGAACTGCGCCGAGGGACCGACGCCGACCCCGTGCGGGACGTGCGACTCCTGTGTCGAGCTGGGCCGTGGCGGACCGGGCAGCCTCGACGTGGTCGAGATCGACGCGGCCAGCCACGGCGGCGTGGACGACGCACGGGACCTGCGCGAGCGGGCGACCTTCGCCCCGGCCCGGGACCGGTACAAGATCTTCATCCTCGACGAGGCCCACATGGTCACGCCGCAGGGCTTCAACGCGCTGCTCAAGATCGTCGAGGAGCCGCCCGAGCACGTGAAGTTCATCTTCGCCACGACCGAGCCGGACAAGGTCATCGGCACCATCCGGTCCCGCACCCACCACTACCCGTTCCGGCTCGTCGGGCCGGACACCCTGCAGCCGTACCTCGAGCAGATGTGTGTCGCCGAGGGTGTGGCCGTCGGCTCCGGCGTGCTGCCGCTGGTCGTCCGGGCGGGTGGTGGCTCGGTGCGGGACTCGCTGTCCGTGCTCGACCAGCTCGTCGCAGGTGCCGACGCCTCGGGGATCGACTACGGGCGCGCCGTCGCGCTGCTCGGCTACACGCACAGCGCCCTGCTCGACGACGTCGTGGACGCGATCGCGGCGCGCGACGGCGCGAGCGCCTTCCGGGTCGTCGACCGGGTCGTCTCCTCCGGCCACGAGCCGCGTCGCTTCGTCGAGGACCTGCTCGAGCGGCTCCGCGACCTGATCGTCATCGCCGCGTCGGGTGACGCGGCCCGCGCCGTGCTCCGCGACCTGCCCGCCGACCAGCTCGAGCGGATGTACGCCCAGGCGGGGGTGCTCGGTGCCTCGGAGCTCTCCCGCTCGGCCGACCTGGCCAACGCAGCGCTCAGCGAGATGACCGGCGCGACCTCGCCCCGCCTGCACCTGGAGCTGCTGGTCGCCCGGCTGCTGCTGCCCGCCGCCGACGACGGCGCGGTCGGGCTCGGGGCGCGCCTCGACCGGGTCGAGCGCGAGCTCGGTCCGGATCGCGTCGGTGGTGCCCGGGCGGCGGCGCCCGTCGCGGCCGCCCCTGGTGTGGCAGCGCCTGCTGTCGCGCCCGTCGCTGTCGCGGCCGTCCCGGTCGTGCGGGCCGACGCGGCCGTCGTGCCGGAGCCGGTTGTGCGGGCCGAGCCGGCCGTCGTGCCCGAGCCGGCGGCTGTCGAACCGCCGGACACCAAGGTGCCGGACGCTGAGCCGCCGACCGACGAGCCGCCGACCGACGAGCCGCCGACCGACGAGCAGCCGACCGACGAGCAGCCGACCGACGAGCAGCCGCAGAGCGAACCACCCCGTGACGAGTCGGTCGCCCACGAGCCGGCCGTCCCCGTGGTGTCGTCCGGGCTGGATGCCGAGGTCGTCCGGCGTCGCTGGCCCGAGGTGCTGCAGACCCTGCGCGGCCTCCGGATGGCGACCTGGGTGCTCGTGAGCCAGAACGCGCAGGTCGCCGAGGTCACCGCGGACAAGGTCCTGCTCGGCTTCACGACCCCGCAGCTCGCGACGACGTTCCGCACCGGGCCGCACCCGGAGAACGTCCAGCGTGCGCTGCACGAGACGCTCGGCCTCGACGTGCGCGTCGAGACGGCGCTGGCCGTGGCCCCGAGCGAAGGAGGTCGGGCGGCCGGCGGCTCTGCGGACGACGATCGCTCCGCCGAGGGCACCGTGGGATCGGCGGCGTCGACCGACCCCGGCCGCGTCTCGACGAGCGACGCCGAGGCGTCCTGGTCCGCCCCCGCGCGGCCGGTCGCGTCGCCGACCGCGCAGAGCCCGTCGTCCGGCACGAGCGGCTCGTCGTCCGGCACGAGCGGCCCGTCGTCCGGCACGAGCGGTCAGCAGCCCCACGCGCGCGGCCCGGAGCCCGAGGATCGGGCGCAGCGGTCCGCGGGCCGACCCACCGGGAGCTCGCGGACCGGGAGCGGTGGCCCGCGCACGGGCAGCGGCGGTCCGCGGTCCGGCGCCGATCGAGGTCGAGCTCCCGCCGCACCCACCTCGGTCGACGAGGGCGAGGACGCCGACCCGGACGACCCCGATCTCGCGTCCACCGGCCTGGTCGGCGCACCGCTGATCGCGCAGATGCTCGGCGGCACGGTCATCGACGAGATCCCCGACGGAACAGGCTGA
- a CDS encoding ABC transporter ATP-binding protein: MSTVPAPVTLPPAPAPATTPRLSSRGLVKTFGPTTALAGVDVDLADGESLAVMGPSGSGKSTLLHCMAGILRPDTGTVALRGREVAGLGERERSLLRRRHYGFVFQFGQLLSELPAQENVALPLMLLGTPRAQAVALARQWLVALGLAGMETRRPGEMSGGQAQRVAVARALITGPDVVFADEPTGALDQATGTDVMRILTETTRAAGASLVVVTHEESVAAWCSRRIEMRDGRVVRASATVEAAR, from the coding sequence ATGAGCACCGTGCCCGCACCCGTGACCCTCCCACCGGCCCCGGCCCCGGCCACGACCCCGCGCCTCTCGTCGCGCGGGCTCGTCAAGACCTTCGGCCCGACGACAGCGCTCGCGGGGGTGGACGTCGACCTCGCCGACGGCGAGTCGCTGGCCGTGATGGGTCCGTCGGGCTCCGGCAAGTCGACCCTGCTGCACTGCATGGCAGGCATCCTGCGGCCGGACACGGGCACTGTCGCGCTGCGTGGCCGTGAGGTGGCCGGCCTCGGCGAGCGGGAGCGGTCGCTGCTGCGCCGCCGGCACTACGGCTTCGTGTTCCAGTTCGGCCAGCTGCTCTCCGAGCTGCCCGCGCAGGAGAACGTCGCCCTGCCGCTGATGCTGCTCGGCACCCCGCGGGCCCAGGCCGTCGCCCTGGCGCGGCAGTGGCTCGTGGCGCTCGGTCTGGCCGGGATGGAGACACGCCGACCGGGCGAGATGTCCGGTGGGCAGGCGCAGCGGGTCGCGGTCGCCCGGGCGCTGATCACGGGGCCCGACGTCGTCTTCGCCGACGAGCCGACCGGGGCGCTCGACCAGGCCACCGGGACCGACGTCATGCGCATCCTGACCGAGACGACGCGCGCGGCCGGTGCCTCCCTGGTCGTCGTGACGCACGAGGAGTCGGTCGCTGCCTGGTGCTCGCGGCGGATCGAGATGCGTGACGGGCGGGTGGTCCGCGCGAGCGCGACCGTCGAGGCGGCCAGGTGA
- the recR gene encoding recombination mediator RecR produces MYEGAVQDLIDELGRLPGIGPKSAQRIAFHLLAADPVDVRRLVDSLTEVKARVQFCTICGNVSQEELCRICRDPRRSLASICVVEEPKDVVAIERTREFRGRYHVLGGAINPMDNVGPDDLRISQLMTRLADGTVTEVILATDPNVEGEATSTYLARLLVPMGLRVTRLASGLPVGGDLEYADEVTLGRAFEGRRQISA; encoded by the coding sequence GTGTACGAGGGCGCGGTCCAGGACCTGATCGACGAGCTCGGGCGACTGCCCGGCATCGGTCCCAAGAGCGCGCAACGGATCGCCTTCCACCTCCTTGCAGCGGACCCGGTCGATGTCCGTCGGCTGGTCGACTCGCTCACCGAGGTCAAGGCCCGCGTCCAGTTCTGCACCATCTGCGGCAACGTCTCGCAGGAGGAGCTGTGCCGGATCTGCCGTGACCCACGGCGTTCGCTGGCCAGCATCTGCGTCGTCGAGGAGCCCAAGGACGTGGTCGCGATCGAGCGCACCCGTGAGTTCCGGGGCCGGTACCACGTGCTCGGCGGCGCCATCAACCCGATGGACAACGTCGGCCCGGACGACCTGCGGATCTCACAGCTCATGACCCGGCTCGCCGACGGCACCGTCACCGAGGTCATCCTCGCGACCGACCCGAACGTCGAAGGCGAAGCCACCTCGACCTACCTCGCGCGCCTGCTGGTCCCCATGGGCCTGCGGGTCACGCGGCTTGCCTCAGGGCTGCCGGTCGGGGGAGACCTGGAGTATGCCGATGAGGTCACGCTAGGGCGTGCCTTCGAAGGACGGAGGCAGATCAGTGCCTGA
- a CDS encoding GyrI-like domain-containing protein, which produces MGMPPNGERLLTIGEFSRLSQLSVRMLRYYDEHDVLRPSRVDHHSGYRSYSPALLSVARWVRELRDVGLGVHEIAACVPILDDPRAVRAVLERQRTRLIAEAADVVDRVREVDHLITALEGPVMSVTITHRTNPARITASVRDIIPTYADEGRLWERLMPALFTAGAAIAPDARSVAVFHDEDYKESDCDVEVQLDVAAPFAGSGDVHCVEVPAQEVAVAVLDGPYDGIGAVMEAVGHWVPENGYRFAGPMFNVYLVSPHEDPEPSHWVTEVCVPVARVAPDAPEVAAPDAR; this is translated from the coding sequence ATGGGCATGCCTCCCAACGGCGAGCGACTGCTGACGATCGGCGAGTTCTCGCGACTGTCCCAGCTGAGCGTCCGCATGCTCCGGTACTACGACGAGCACGACGTGCTGCGCCCGTCCCGGGTGGACCACCACTCGGGCTACCGCTCGTACTCCCCCGCGCTGCTGTCCGTGGCGCGCTGGGTGCGCGAGCTGCGCGACGTCGGGCTCGGGGTCCACGAGATCGCTGCCTGCGTGCCGATCCTCGACGACCCGCGTGCCGTGCGTGCGGTGCTCGAGCGGCAACGGACGCGACTCATCGCCGAGGCCGCCGACGTCGTCGACCGGGTCCGGGAGGTGGACCACCTCATCACCGCACTGGAGGGACCTGTCATGTCCGTCACGATCACCCACCGCACCAACCCGGCACGCATCACCGCGTCCGTCCGCGACATCATCCCGACCTACGCCGACGAGGGCCGGCTGTGGGAGCGCCTCATGCCGGCGCTGTTCACCGCCGGGGCCGCCATCGCGCCCGACGCACGGTCCGTCGCCGTCTTCCACGACGAGGACTACAAGGAGTCCGACTGCGACGTGGAGGTCCAGCTCGACGTCGCCGCGCCGTTCGCCGGCTCCGGCGACGTCCATTGCGTCGAGGTGCCGGCGCAGGAGGTCGCGGTCGCCGTCCTCGACGGCCCGTACGACGGCATCGGTGCCGTGATGGAGGCCGTCGGCCACTGGGTGCCGGAGAACGGGTACCGGTTCGCCGGGCCGATGTTCAACGTCTACCTCGTCTCGCCGCACGAGGACCCGGAGCCCAGTCACTGGGTGACGGAGGTGTGCGTGCCGGTCGCCCGCGTCGCGCCGGACGCCCCCGAGGTCGCCGCACCCGACGCCCGATGA
- a CDS encoding DUF5063 domain-containing protein, producing the protein MPDKPIHHVGDALVDTPADLRDVADSVARDTRSFLSTVTEVAAGSNPEVAIPLLLLAVSDVLAAGARLGAMVDVLPAERFEPDVGPDADLDPLRAALENVLDGIDDYTEIDDPVLGVEVVTSSVSGDLVMVAGALSQGLRHYEAGQVIEALWWWQYSYLANWGERGSAVLRVLQTILAHLRLDIDEDTVAEAEFHALHP; encoded by the coding sequence GTGCCTGACAAGCCGATTCACCACGTGGGCGACGCACTCGTCGACACCCCGGCGGACCTGCGTGACGTCGCAGACTCCGTCGCACGGGACACCCGGAGCTTCCTCTCGACGGTGACGGAGGTCGCCGCGGGCTCGAACCCCGAGGTGGCCATCCCCTTGCTGCTGCTGGCCGTCTCGGACGTCCTGGCGGCCGGAGCGCGCCTGGGCGCCATGGTCGACGTCCTGCCGGCCGAGCGCTTCGAGCCCGACGTCGGCCCCGATGCCGACCTCGACCCGCTGCGGGCAGCCCTCGAGAACGTGCTCGACGGGATCGACGACTACACCGAGATCGACGACCCTGTGCTCGGCGTCGAGGTCGTGACGTCGTCGGTGTCCGGGGACCTCGTGATGGTGGCCGGTGCGCTCAGCCAGGGGCTCCGGCACTACGAGGCCGGACAGGTGATCGAGGCCCTGTGGTGGTGGCAGTACTCCTACCTGGCCAACTGGGGCGAGCGCGGCTCGGCCGTGCTGCGGGTGCTCCAGACGATCCTGGCCCACCTGCGACTCGACATCGACGAGGACACCGTGGCCGAGGCGGAGTTCCACGCGCTGCACCCCTGA
- a CDS encoding GyrI-like domain-containing protein, whose translation MTADNNDLRRDHPGLYRAPDAPVRLTVPPLRFVMVDGSGDPGTAPAYADAVGTLYAASYGVRGLVKQAGGSPWTVLPLEGLWWADDMSAFTAGSRSDWLWTMMIAQPEVVTADLVEQAVSAAVAKGRAPSADRLRLEVLDEGDVVQVMHHGPYADEGPTIAALHAFIADHGLERAGKHHEVYLNDPRRVAPAAMRTILRQPVARG comes from the coding sequence ATGACCGCGGACAACAACGACCTGCGGCGCGACCATCCCGGGCTGTACCGGGCCCCGGACGCACCGGTGCGCCTGACGGTCCCACCGCTGCGGTTCGTGATGGTCGACGGCTCGGGCGATCCGGGCACCGCACCGGCCTACGCGGACGCCGTCGGCACGCTCTACGCGGCGAGCTACGGCGTGCGCGGCCTGGTCAAGCAGGCCGGCGGCTCCCCGTGGACCGTGCTGCCCCTGGAGGGGTTGTGGTGGGCCGACGACATGTCCGCCTTCACAGCGGGGAGCCGCAGTGACTGGCTCTGGACGATGATGATCGCCCAGCCCGAGGTGGTGACCGCCGACCTGGTCGAGCAGGCTGTGTCGGCGGCCGTCGCCAAGGGTCGCGCCCCCTCGGCCGACCGGCTGCGGCTCGAGGTGCTCGACGAGGGCGACGTCGTCCAGGTCATGCACCACGGCCCGTACGCCGACGAGGGTCCGACCATCGCCGCACTGCACGCGTTCATCGCCGACCACGGGCTGGAACGCGCCGGCAAGCACCACGAGGTGTACCTCAACGACCCTCGTCGGGTCGCACCGGCGGCGATGCGGACGATCCTGCGGCAGCCGGTCGCCCGGGGCTGA
- a CDS encoding FtsX-like permease family protein has translation MNAVLALSSGPLRAGRVPGRGIRGLLTPAGLAVLAFAVMTTFGLSVVGGLMGFMGRAQDPSSDLVAELAPTYVILAWIAVVLLLVPLVSLGGAAARLGVARRDARLATLRLLGVTPREVIGLTVVETAGQGLLGAALGFVGYLGLMPVWTRIPFMDRTFTVGELWVGPFAVLVALAAVPLLAAVSGMVSLRRVVISPLGVAMRQTPARMRWLRMLAVLAALGAFVAYTQVSVGFEEAVAIGFLLGLLAVVFGTLNLLGPWTISVLGRVMARTARTVPWLLAARRLLDDPRAAWRVVGGLSLASFVAGVLSVLPGIVSAEDGGQDAQGAMLLADLVTGAILTLAIAFTAAACSAGIVQAATVLDRRREYALQQLAGVPVELFDAVRRREVLTPLIFVSGTSALVAIVVLVPLFGTAAATAPQGLLALAACLGAGVVLVLAATETSRPLLRSVLRETVVRAD, from the coding sequence GTGAACGCCGTCCTGGCCCTGTCGTCCGGGCCGTTGCGCGCCGGACGGGTGCCCGGCCGCGGCATCCGCGGGCTGCTGACGCCGGCTGGCCTCGCCGTCCTGGCGTTCGCAGTCATGACGACGTTCGGCCTGAGCGTCGTGGGCGGGCTGATGGGCTTCATGGGTCGCGCCCAGGACCCGTCGTCCGACCTGGTCGCCGAGCTCGCGCCGACGTACGTGATCCTCGCGTGGATCGCCGTCGTGCTCCTGCTCGTCCCGCTGGTCTCCCTCGGTGGTGCGGCGGCGCGGCTCGGGGTCGCCCGCCGCGACGCCCGGCTGGCGACGCTGCGGCTGCTCGGCGTGACGCCGCGGGAGGTGATCGGGCTGACGGTCGTCGAGACCGCCGGCCAGGGTCTCCTCGGTGCCGCGCTCGGGTTCGTCGGCTACCTGGGGCTGATGCCGGTGTGGACGCGGATCCCGTTCATGGATCGGACCTTCACGGTCGGGGAGCTGTGGGTCGGACCGTTCGCCGTGCTGGTCGCGCTCGCGGCCGTCCCGCTGCTCGCCGCGGTCAGCGGCATGGTCTCGCTGCGCCGGGTGGTCATCTCACCGCTCGGGGTGGCGATGCGCCAGACCCCGGCCCGGATGCGCTGGCTGCGGATGCTGGCGGTCCTCGCGGCACTCGGCGCGTTCGTGGCCTACACGCAGGTGAGCGTCGGGTTCGAGGAGGCGGTCGCCATCGGGTTCCTGCTCGGCCTGCTGGCCGTGGTCTTCGGCACGCTCAACCTGCTCGGCCCGTGGACGATCAGCGTCCTGGGCCGGGTCATGGCCCGCACCGCCCGCACCGTCCCCTGGCTGCTCGCCGCCCGGCGCCTGCTCGACGACCCGCGCGCGGCGTGGCGCGTCGTCGGCGGGCTCAGCCTGGCGAGCTTCGTCGCCGGCGTGCTGTCCGTGCTGCCGGGGATCGTCTCGGCCGAGGACGGCGGGCAGGACGCGCAGGGGGCGATGCTGCTCGCGGACCTCGTCACCGGCGCCATCCTGACCCTGGCGATCGCGTTCACGGCGGCGGCCTGCTCGGCGGGCATCGTGCAGGCCGCGACAGTCCTGGACCGGCGGCGTGAGTACGCGTTGCAGCAGCTGGCCGGCGTCCCGGTCGAGCTGTTCGACGCGGTCCGGCGGCGCGAGGTGCTCACCCCGTTGATCTTCGTCTCGGGCACCTCCGCGCTCGTCGCGATCGTCGTGCTCGTGCCGCTGTTCGGCACGGCGGCCGCGACGGCGCCGCAGGGCCTGCTGGCGCTCGCGGCCTGCCTCGGGGCGGGCGTCGTGCTGGTGCTCGCGGCGACCGAGACCAGCCGTCCCCTGCTGCGCTCGGTGCTCCGCGAGACGGTCGTGCGGGCGGACTGA